The genomic DNA TGGTGAAAAAACGGGAATCCAGCTGGAATTCTGGGTGAAAAACTGGGAATCAGGGTGGAAAAGCGGGAATCCAGCCGGAATTCTGTGTGTAAAAGCGGGAATAGAGCTGGAATTCCGGGTGAAAAAGCGGGAATCAGGGTGGCAAAACGGGAATCCAGCTGGAATTCCATGTGGAAAAGCGGGAGTCCAGCCAGAATTCCGGGTGAAAAACTGGGAATGCAGCTGGAATTCCGGGTGAAAAACTGGGAATGCAGCTGGAATTCCGTGTCAAAAACTGGGAATCCAGCCGGAATTCTGGGTGAAAAACTGGGAATGCAGCCGGAATTCCGTGTGGAAAAGCGAGAATCCAGCCGGAATTCCGTGTCAAAAACTGGGAATGCAGCCGGAATTCCGGGTGGAAAACCGGGAACGCCGCCGGAATTCCGTGTTTTTCCCCCCGTGGCAGGTGAAGAGCTTCCTGGAGACGCAGAAGGCGCTGCTGGCCGAGATCCAGAACGGCTGCAAGCGGAATTTCGTCCTGGCGCGGGAGCGGGAGGagcgggagcagcagctgcagcgcTCGGCCTCCATGGCCGAGATCGGCAGCGAGCGCCCGGACGATCCCGAGGAGAACCCCCGGGAAAATCCCGAGGAGAACCCCCGGGAAAATCCCCGGGAGAATCCCGGAGCGAGCGCCGGCGCCGGCCCGGAGGAGAACGGGAGCGCGGCTCCGGCCGGAGATTCCGGCTCCGACAGCGACGAGGAGGGcgaggagcagggaaaggactCGAGGGAGGTCGTGGAATCCTCTGGGAATTCCGGGAACGCCGAGCGCAGGATTTCCGTCTCCAGCCCCGGCAGAGGCCGCAAGGTCTTCGTGGTGACGCGCGTGGAGAACGTTCCGGAAGGGCCCGGGGCCGTTCCCAGGGAATCGGGGATTGTTCCCGAGGGATCCGGGGCCGTTCCCGAGGAATCGGGGGCTGCTCCCGGTGGATCTGAGGCTGTTCCGGAAGGATCCGGGACAATTCCCGATGGATCCGGGACAATTCCCGATGGATCCGGGACAATTCCCGACGGATCTGGAGCCGTTCCCAACAGATCCAAAGCCTCTCCCGATGGAGCCGGGCTCGTTCCTGAGGGATCCAAGGTTGTTCCTGATGGATCCAGGATAATTCCCGATGGATCTGGGACTGTTCCTGATGGATCCGGGGTTGTTCCTGATGGATCTGGGGTTGTTCCTGATGGATCCGGGACAATTTCCGATGGATCTGGAGCTGTTCCTGATGGATCTGGGACAATTTCCGGTGGATCTGGGACAATTCCTGATAGATCTGGGATAATTTCCGATGGATCTGGAGCTGTTCCTGATGGATCTGGGATAACTTCTGATGGATCTGAGACAATTCCTGATAGATCTGGGACAATTTCCGATGGATCTGGGACAATTTCTGATGGATCTGGGACAATTTCTGATGGATCTGGGGCTGTTCCTGATAGATCTGGGATAATTTCTGATGGATCTGGGACAATTTCCGATGGATCTGGAGCCGTTCCTGATGCTTCCAGGGTTGTTCCCGCCGGATCCGTCCCCGTTCCCGAACTGCcgccgcggcgggcgggcgcgtcccagggaattccctgcGGGAGCCCTTCCCGGGATTCGCCGCTTCCCAACGGCCTCAAGGCCGATTTCGCTCGGGCGCTGCCGGAGCCGGGCCCGGACGGAGACGGGAAATCGCCGGGAGCGCGCGCGGCCGAGCACGGTGAGAGCCCCCGATTCCCGGATTCCCAAGGCCAGGGGCTGCTCGGGGCGTTCCCGGGAGTCTGGGGATCCCGGATTCCCGAGGGTTCTGAGATCCCGAAATTCCCAAAGGTTCTgaaatcccaaattcccaaaGGTTCTGAGATCCCAAATTCCCAAAGGTTCTGAGATTCCGGATTCCTGAGGGTTCTGaaatcccaaaattcccaaaggTTCTGAGATCCCAAATTCCCAAAGGTTCTGAGATTCCGGATTCCTGAGGGTTCTGaaatcccaaaattcccaaaggTTCTGAGATCCCAAATTCCCAAAGGTTCTGAGATCCCGAAATTCCCAAAGGTTCTGAGATCCCAAATTCCCAAAGGTTCTGAGATCCCAAATTTCCAAAGGTTCTGAGATTCCGGATTCCTGAGGGTTCTGAGATCCCAAAATTCCTGAGGGTTCTGAGATCCCAAATTCCCAAAGGTTCTGAgatcccaaattcccaaaaGTTCTGAGATCCCGGATTCCTGAGGGTTCTGAGATCCCAAATTCCCAAAGGTTCTGAGATCCCGAAATTCCCGAAGGTTCTGAGATCCCAAATTCCCAAAGGTTTTGAGATCCCAGATTCCTGAGGGTTCTGAGATCCCGGATTCCTGAGGGTTCTGAGATCCCAAATTCCCAAAGGTTCTGAGATCCCGAAATTCCCGAAGGTTCTGAGATCCCAAATTCCCAAAGGTTTTGAGATCCCAGATTCCTGAGGGTTCTGAGATCCCAAATTCCCAAGGGTTCTGAGATCCCAAATTCCCAAAGGTTCTGAGACCCCAAATTCCCAAAGGTTCTGAGATCCCAGATTCCTGAGGGTTCTGAGATCCCAAATTCCTGAGGGTTCTGAGATCCCAAAATTCCTGAGGGTTCTGAGATCCCAAATTCCTGAGGGTTCTGagatcccaaaattcccaaagaATTCCAAGCCCACCACAATTCCCAAGGGGTTTTGGGTCCCTCCTGATCCC from Hirundo rustica isolate bHirRus1 unplaced genomic scaffold, bHirRus1.pri.v3 scaffold_447_arrow_ctg1, whole genome shotgun sequence includes the following:
- the PPP1R37 gene encoding protein phosphatase 1 regulatory subunit 37; its protein translation is QNVTVEEILAAYRQACQKLNCRQIPKLLKQIQEFKDLTPRIDCLDLKGEKLDYRSCEAMEEIFKRLQFKLLDLEQTSLDEDGASALFDMIEYYESATHLNIGSNKHLGARGWQAAAHMMRKTSCLQALDARNTPLLDHSAPFVARALRISSSLTILHLENTALSGRPLMLLATALKMNVTLRELYLADNKLNGLQDSAQLGNLLKCNGCLQTLDLRNNHLLDSGLAYLCEGLREQRRGLVTLVLWNNQLSHAGMAYLGMTLPHTQSLETLNLGHNAIGNEGVRNLKNGLIGNRSVLRLGLACTKITCEGAVAVAEFVAESSRLLRLDLRENEVKTGGLMALSLALRVNRSLLRLDLDRQPKKEPVKSFLETQKALLAEIQNGCKRNFVLAREREEREQQLQRSASMAEIGSERPDDPEENPRENPEENPRENPRENPGASAGAGPEENGSAAPAGDSGSDSDEEGEEQGKDSREVVESSGNSGNAERRISVSSPGRGRKVFVVTRVENVPEGPGAVPRESGIVPEGSGAVPEESGAAPGGSEAVPEGSGTIPDGSGTIPDGSGTIPDGSGAVPNRSKASPDGAGLVPEGSKVVPDGSRIIPDGSGTVPDGSGVVPDGSGVVPDGSGTISDGSGAVPDGSGTISGGSGTIPDRSGIISDGSGAVPDGSGITSDGSETIPDRSGTISDGSGTISDGSGTISDGSGAVPDRSGIISDGSGTISDGSGAVPDASRVVPAGSVPVPELPPRRAGASQGIPCGSPSRDSPLPNGLKADFARALPEPGPDGDGKSPGARAAEHEPSCSRNEQELQELLLDASQEPAPEPL